The following are encoded together in the Cryptococcus neoformans var. neoformans JEC21 chromosome 9 sequence genome:
- a CDS encoding expressed protein has protein sequence MGAAQSSQPADQLIHPQEPNTSVQFSPALISRLSTPHEPTPTSTTDDVVRRRLAAESAHLRAQEADILSAISAALEKENLDREKPGMSAHVLASDIDHIREKIERMKDKRNKEGDGVKLARQGVETCYRANGDRPLDCWKQVEAFKAEVAKLEQAFVKSLQ, from the exons ATGGGCGCAGCACAGTCATCCCAGCCGGCGGACCAGCTCATCCACCCTCAGGAACCAAACACCTCTGTTCAG TTCTCCCCCGCCCTCATCTCCCGCCTATCCACCCCCCATGAACCCACGCCCACATCCACCACCGACGACGTcgtccgccgccgcctcgCCGCCGAGTCCGCCCACCTCCGCGCACAGGAAGCAGACATCCTCAGCGCCATCTCCGCCGCCCTCGAAAAGGAGAACCTCGACAGGGAAAAGCCCGGCATGAGCGCCCACGTCCTCGCCAGCGATATCGACCACATCAGGGAAAAGATCGAGCGCATGAAGGACAAGCGGAACAAGGAGGGCGACGGCGTCAAGCTCGCGCGGCAGGGTGTCGAGACGTGCTACCG GGCCAACGGCGACAGGCCACTGGACTGCTGGAAACAAGTCGAGGCGTTCAAGGCAGAGGTCGCCAAGCTCGAGCAG GCCTTTGTCAAGTCTCTTCAATAG